One part of the Anopheles merus strain MAF chromosome 3L, AmerM5.1, whole genome shotgun sequence genome encodes these proteins:
- the LOC121599141 gene encoding uncharacterized protein LOC121599141 — protein sequence MLLSHIVLIVILAGVRIPSLALADTSPIFPANKLTIAEGAGFLAFLNPNGGTELLRQPRVIAGASPWIHCSVSVNNVQYSLDSDQVHRIGDKTTVERYDTERCGVRVKNLQKALEASWTLYGTDQTGQDKTGILEVTVTSIKFIDELNVTVSGSASTATVNCPDKDGSRYCRIIDADQVVSESCTKTVDLTQQISHFWCHTMFWGAMTERITKINLIVQEDDRDVKATVVETEDHIVLSCQYRSTVSLCRALSETDNRQYMLLDGHLSGRYSAYNTKISTGLCSLEIKKPLAPADVGVWRIYQQLNPTDYTGCVFDVKSKRLAKTRQLIRTRGPAAKSNRLELTATDIEIFHDPRSSSATVTELTCAVPYEMDYCYLSGPTAGDYAPQRFDRLKSLGLCRFVVTNITSGVWACGINDLDGAEDHLTYYNVSVYQQPGRTVTEQLTASSGDREQRLLCRTILDLPIDICRFVDPSGEVHGVSNQIKPSTDARYRYYGKGLREGECGLEIVELQDKDFGRWKCAFKVRGREYEISMDIVEEAMSVGAIIGISIAATIGLGIIGIFAYRKLNRRYTGPTYTVSSSMANVSTASHQS from the exons atGCTGCTGTCCCATATAGTCCTGATCGTAATCCTGGCGGGTGTACGTATACCGTCCTTGGCCTTGGCCGACACGAGTCCTATCTTCCCTGCCAACAAGCTGACCATCGCGGAAGGTGCCGGTTTCCTTGCGTTTTTAAATCCCAACGGTGGAACCGAGCTACTGCGCCAGCCGCGCGTGATCGCTGGCGCCAGCCCCTGGATACACTGCTCCGTGTCGGTCAATAATGTGCAGTACAGTTTGGACAGTGATCAGGTGCATCGCATCGGGGACAAAACGACCGTCGAACGGTACGATACGGAGCGTTGCGGCGTAAGGGTTAAAAACCTCCAGAAGGCTCTCGAAGCCAGCTGGACTTTGTACGGCACTGATCAGACGGGGCAAGATAAAACCGGCATCCTTGAAGTGACCGTTACGT cGATAAAATTCATCGATGAGCTGAACGTTACCGTGAGCGGATCGGCGTCCACGGCTACAGTCAACTGTCCGGACAAGGACGGTTCCCGGTACTGTCGCATCATCGATGCCGACCAGGTCGTGTCCGAATCTTGCACCAAAACGGTCGATCTTACGCAGCAGATCAGCCATTTTTGGTGCCACACGATGTTTTGGGGCGCAATGACGGAGCGGATCACCAAGATCAACTTGATCGTGCAAG AGGACGACCGTGACGTGAAGGCAACGGTGGTGGAAACGGAGGACCATATCGTGCTGTCTTGCCAGTACCGCTCCACGGTTTCGCTGTGCCGCGCCTTATCGGAGACAGATAATCGCCAGTACATGCTGCTTGATGGGCATCTCTCCGGGCGTTACTCGGCGTACAACACAAA AATTTCGACCGGTCTCTGCTCGTTGGAGATCAAGAAACCACTCGCCCCGGCAGACGTTGGCGTGTGGCGCATCTACCAGCAGCTCAACCCGACCGACTACACCGGCTGCGTGTTTGACGTGAAAAGCAAACGCCTCGCCAAAACCCGGCAACTCATACGCACCCGCGGGCCAGCCGCTAAAAGCAACCGACTGGAGCTGACCGCCACCGACATCGAGATCTTTCACGATCCACGATCGTCCAGCGCCACGGTAACGGAGCTGACCTGTGCGGTACCGTACGAGATGGACTATTGCTACCTTTCCGGGCCGACTGCCGGCGACTATGCGCCGCAACGGTTCGATCGGTTGAAGTCGCTCGGCCTCTGCCGGTTCGTGGTGACCAACATTACGAGCGGCGTGTGGGCCTGCGGCATTAACGATCTCGACGGGGCGGAAGATCACCTCACGTACTACAATGTGAGCGTGTACCAGCAGCCGGGGCGCACCGTTACCGAGCAGCTGACGGCCAGCAGTGGCGATCGCGAGCAGCGGCTGCTTTGTCGTACCATTTTGGACCTTCCGATCGATATCTGCCGGTTTGTGGATCCGTCCGGCGAGGTGCACGGTGTTTCGAACCAGATCAAACCATCCACCGATGCGCGATACCGGTACTATGGGAAGGGATTGCGCGAGGGCGAATGTGGACTGGAAATTGTCGAGCTGCAGGATAAAGACTTTGGCCGGTGGAAGTGTGCGTTCAAGGTGCGCGGCCGGGAGTACGAAATTTCGATGGACATTGTTGAAGAAG CTATGAGCGTTGGTGCGATCATAGGAATCAGTATTGCGGCTACAATCGGGCTCGGTATCATCGGAATCTTTGCCTACCGCAAGCTTAATCGCCGTTACACCGGACCCACATACACCGTCTCGTCCAGCATGGCGAACGTTTCGACCGCGTCGCACCAGTCATGA
- the LOC121599828 gene encoding FACT complex subunit Ssrp1, with product MADFLEYSSISSEIRGAMCPGKLKMTDTAMVFKSDKTGKVEQINSSDIELLNYQRFVGSFGLRVFLKNGSLHRFLGFTGDEAKIAEFVKKNYKLDMLEKELSMRGWNWGSVQFKGAVLSFDVENKTSFEIPLNHVSQCNVGKNEVTVEFHRNDDAPVSLMEMRFHIPTSESAGDVDPVEAFQENVMKQASVISVSGDAIAIFREIHCLTPRGRYDIKVFQSFFQLHGKTYDFKIPTSSVLRLFLLPHKDNRQMFFVISLDPPIKQGQTRYHFLVTLFQMDEETNIELPFTEEELKEKYEDKLTKELSGPVYEVLGKIMKVIINRKLTGPGTFIGHSGTPAIGCSFKAAAGYLYPLERGFIYVHKPPVHIRFEEISTVNFARSGGSTRSFDFEIELKTGTVHTFSSIEKEEYSKLFDFIVSKKLNVKNTGGKASYKDDFADSDNEGEPDAYLARVKAEAKERDEDDDGSDSEESTDEDFNPNQQESDVAEEFDSNVESSSDDSDDEDGSGGDSDDGSGSDGGREKKRDKKKEKKEKVKEKAPKPKKEKKEKKEPKAKKSKKSKDPNAPKRPSTAFMLFMNASREQIKKDFPGLSITEMSKKGGELWKELKDKKEWEAKAAKAKDDYTEAMAAWKASGGGTDGGDKGEKRKKSTAKKSSDSAMKGSGFKSKEFIEGDDSSSDEDTKKDTKKSKAPESADKKKKSKKSDSESEMSASEEEEEDEDMSEGSD from the exons ATGGCCGATTTCCTCGAGTATTCATCGATCAGCTCGGAGATTCGCGGTGCGATG TGCCCGGGCAAGCTGAAAATGACCGACACGGCGATGGTGTTCAAAAGCGACAAAACCGGCAAGGTGGAACAGATCAACTCGAGCGATATCGAGCTGCTGAACTACCAGCGGTTCGTGGGCAGCTTTGGATTGCGGGTGTTCCTGAAAAACGGGTCGCTGCACCGCTTTCTGGGCTTCACTGGCGACGAGGCAAAGATAGCGGAGTTTGTGAAGAAAAACTACAAGCTCGACATGCTGGAGAAGGAGCTGTCGATGCGCGGCTGGAACTGGGGCTCGGTCCAGTTCAAGGGGGCGGTACTGAGCTTCGATGTGGAGAACAAGACCAGCTTCGAGATTCCGCTGAACCACGTGTCGCAGTGCAACGTGGGCAAGAACGAGGTGACGGTCGAGTTCCACCGGAACGATGACGCGCCGGTCAGCCTGATGGAGATGCGGTTCCACATTCCCACGTCCGAGTCGGCCGGTGACGTCGATCCGGTGGAAGCGTTCCAGGAGAACGTCATGAAGCAGGCCTCGGTCATATCGGTGTCGGGCGATGCGATTGCCATCTTCCGCGAGATCCACTGTCTCACGCCCCGCGGTCGCTACGACATCAAGGTGTTCCAGTCGTTCTTCCAGCTGCACGGTAAAACGTACGATTTCAAAATCCCCACCTCGTCCGTGCTGCGGCTGTTTCTGCTCCCGCACAAGGACAATCGGCAGATGTTTTTCGTCATTTCGCTCGATCCACCGATCAAGCAGGGCCAGACGCGGTACCACTTTCTGGTCACGCTGTTCCAGATGGACGAGGAGACAAACATCGAGCTGCCGTTTACCGAGGAGGAGCTGAAGGAAAAGTACGAGGACAAGCTGACCAAGGAACTGTCCGGGCCGGTGTACGAGGTGCTGGGTAAAATCATGAAAGTCATCATCAACCGCAAGCTGACTGGGCCGGGCACGTTCATCGGCCATTCGGGCACGCCGGCGATTGGATGCTCGTTTAAGGCGGCCGCTGGCTATCTGTATCCACTGGAGCGGGGCTTTATATACGTGCACAAACCGCCAGTTCACATCCGGTTCGAGGAAATATCGACGGTAAACTTTGCCCGCAGCGGAGGCTCCACGCGCAGTTTCGATTTTGAGATTGAGCTGAAAACCGGAACGGTGCACACGTTCAGCAGCATCGAGAAGGAGGAGTACTCGAAGCTGTTTGACTTTATCGTGTCGAAAAAGCTGAACGTGAAGAACACGGGTGGAAAGGCCAGCTACAAGGACGACTTTGCCGACTCGGACAACGAGGGCGAACCGGACGCGTATCTGGCCCGCGTCAAGGCGGAAGCCAAGGAGcgggacgaggacgacgacggtAGCGACTCGGAGGAGTCGACCGACGAGGACTTTAACCCGAACCAGCAGGAGTCCGACGTGGCGGAAGAGTTCGACAGCAACGTGGAGTCGTCGtcggacgattccgacgacGAGGACGGCAGCGGCGGTGACAGCGACGATGGTAGCGGATCGGACGGTGGCCGCGAGAAGAAGCGTgacaaaaagaaggaaaagaaggaaaaggtaAAGGAGAAGGCACCGAAAccgaagaaggaaaagaaggagaagaaggaaCCTAAGGCGAAAAAGTCGAAGAAATCGAAGGACCCGAACGCACCGAAACGGCCCTCGACCGCGTTTATGCTGTTTATGAACGCTAGCCGCGAACAGATAAAGAAGGACTTCCCGGGCCTGTCCATCACCGAGATGAGCAAGAAGGGGGGCGAGCTGTGGAAGGAGCTGAAGGACAAGAAGGAGTGGGAAGCGAAGGCGGCGAAGGCGAAGGACGATTACACGGAGGCGATGGCAGCGTGGAAGGCATCGGGCGGCGGTACCGATGGAGGGGACAAGGGagagaagaggaagaagtcGACGGCCAAGAAATCCTCCGACTCGGCCATGAAGGGCAGCGGGTTCAAGAGCAAAGAGTTCATCGAAGGGGATGATTCGTCCAGCGACGAGGACACGAAGAAGGACACCAAGAAGTCAAAAGCACCGGAATCAGCAGACAAGAAGAAG AAATCGAAAAAATCAGACTCGGAGTCCGAAATGTCCGCCtcggaggaggaagaggaggacgaggaTATGAGCGAAGGCAGTGATTAA
- the LOC121599142 gene encoding mitochondrial import receptor subunit TOM20 homolog has protein sequence MEISKTIGIAAGVAGTLFLGYCIYFDHKRRKDPDFKKKLRERRKAKKAAASAGPRTTIPNLTDHEEVQRFFLQEIQTGEALISAGDIENGVEHLANAIIVCGQPTQLLQVLQQTLPAQVFALLITRMRQYGNQAGESERSKIQDMNDDLE, from the exons ATGGAGATCAGCAAAACGATTGGAATTGCGGCCGGTGTCGCCGGAACGCTCTTCCTCGGCTACTGCATATACTTCGACCACAAGCGCAGGAAGGATCCCGACTTTAAGAAGAAATTGCGCGAAC GACGAAAGGCCAAGAaggcagcagcatcggcagGGCCAAGGACAACAATCCCTAACCTGACAGATCACGAAGAGGTGCAGAG ATTCTTCCTGCAGGAGATCCAAACTGGCGAAGCGCTCATTTCCGCCGGTGACATCGAGAACGGGGTAGAACATTTGGCTAATGCAATTATCGTGTGTGGTCAGCCGACGCAACTGCTTCAG GTCCTCCAGCAAACGTTGCCAGCGCAGGTGTTCGCACTGCTGATCACCCGCATGCGACAGTACGGCAATCAGGCGGGCGAGAGCGAGCGAAGCAAGATACAGGACATGAACGATGATCTGGAGTAA
- the LOC121599140 gene encoding N-acetylglucosamine-1-phosphotransferase subunits alpha/beta: protein MECRRISRGMKRLTRWPSASGLKGGKFRYRCCCAVTALALLAISYIIITLLVTHTSKSACQNSYEVIDVVYTWVNGSDPQFLQELARYSPTRDNARYDDKNELRYSLRSLEKYAPWIRNVYIVTNGQVPCWLNLENPRVQIVPHADIADADTALPTFSSASIETFIHRIPGLSQRFLYLNDDIFLGAPLQPDDLQTLAEGVKVFTAWIVPDCAPDCPWMFVGDGSCDRDCFLEECQFDGGDCDHPDYGADRQHPHQFHDYEDVSAPEDALEPFEEEGEQMFIDVPKMFPRIAPPGSVPASENIRDIYEIFRMKNSNGNSSTRQLVERFNKEKMKLRKQHAKQRTRGRQRTGGQHGAVVHNRTSEDKPRDAQMPSMGVDAAVSSQDIFANSLIHTNRVFNKAYGFHNRKVLAHVGFLLDVQIIERMLERFPGEFFVTKQHRFRAKDDMQYAFSYYHFLMSETRNKSVGEIFDDFDTDASGTWSDREIRTLLTKVYNLPLDWSAVRYFEEVVTNCSLQQNNFLPLEHQQEQRQVYPTLVYERYEDSTIPTVTRSLVVGCAELADMMRANFGKVPRYRYHVSAKTGIYSNFKMLTSNITQVVDALDELRKTPKKFNCINDNLSDDRPDDNQLIGALLEDFYLSLFPARSSFELESTYRNRFQRYDDYRSWLWRKTLFRNSVYLVCGAAFLLCVRLLCCRHKGKVARTLLLLGAARSSGDYNSIS, encoded by the exons ATGGAGTGCCGAAGAATATCACGTGGAATGAAACGGCTCACACGCTGGCCGAGCGCTTCCGGTCTGAAAGGCGGCAAGTTCCGGTACAGGTGCTGCTGTGCAGTGACCGCACTGGCACTGCTCGCCATTTCCTATATCATTATTACACTACTAGTAACG CATACGTCCAAATCGGCTTGCCAAAATAGCTACGAAGTGATAGATGTAGTATACACGTGGGTGAACGGAAGTGATCCACAGTTCCTGCAAGAGCTGGCCCGCTATTCACCGACGCGAGATAACGCCCGGTACGACGATAAGAACGAGCTGCGATATTCGCTTCGTTCGTTGGAAAAGTACGCCCCTTGGATAAGGAACGTGTACATCGTCACGAACGGGCAGGTACCGTGCTGGTTGAACTTGGAGAATCCACGCGTCCAGATCGTGCCACATGCCGACATCGCGGACGCGGATACAGCGCTGCCCACCTTTTCCAGTGCGAGCATCGAAACGTTCATACACCGCATACCGGGACTGTCGCAGCGGTTCCTCTACCTGAACGATGATATCTTTCTCGGCGCCCCGCTCCAGCCCGATGATCTGCAGACGCTCGCCGAAGGGGTGAAGGTTTTTACCGCCTGGATTGTGCCCGACTGCGCCCCCGACTGTCCGTGGATGTTCGTCGGCGATGGGTCCTGCGATCGCGATTGCTTCCTGGAGGAGTGCCAGTTCGACGGGGGCGATTGCGACCATCCCGATTACGGTGCGGACCGGCAGCATCCACACCAGTTCCACGATTACGAGGACGTTTCCGCACCGGAGGACGCGCTGGAACCGTTCGAGGAGGAGGGAGAGCAAATGTTTATCGATGTGCCGAAGATGTTCCCCCGTATAGCGCCCCCGGGTAGTGTGCCGGCCTCGGAAAACATTCGTGATATTTATGAGATTTTCCGCATGAAAAACAGCAATGGGAACTCCTCAACGCGGCAGCTCGTGGAGCGGTTCAACAAAGAAAAGATGAAGCTTCGAAAACAGCACGCAAAACAGCGTACACGTGGGCGACAACGGACGGGCGGGCAGCATGGAGCGGTTGTGCACAATCGAACAAGCGAAGATAAGCCACGGGATGCGCAGATGCCCTCGATGGGTGTGGATGCCGCCGTGAGCTCACAGGACATCTTTGCCAACTCGCTGATCCATACGAACCGGGTGTTTAATAAAGCGTACGGATTCCACAACCGGAAGGTGCTGGCCCACGTTGGCTTTCTGCTGGACGTGCAGATCATTGAGCGAATGCTGGAACGCTTTCCAGGCGAGTTTTTCGTCACCAAACAGCACAGGTTCCGAGCGAAGGACGACATGCAGTACGCGTTCAGCTACTACCACTTCCTGATGAGCGAAACGAGAAACAAATCCGTCGGAGAGATCTTTGACGACTTTGACACGGATGCctcagg CACTTGGTCGGACCGTGAAATTAGAACACTTTTGACGAAGGTGTACAATCTGCCGCTGGACTGGTCGGCCGTCCGATACTTTGAAGAGGTCGTCACAAACTGCTCCCTCCAGCAGAACAATTTCCTTCCGCTGGAACACCAACAGGAGCAGCGACAAGTGTACCCGACGCTGGTGTACGAACGTTACGAGGATTCAACCATT CCAACGGTTACGAGGTCACTGGTGGTCGGTTGTGCCGAGCTGGCCGACATGATGCGGGCCAACTTTGGGAAGGTTCCGCGCTACCGGTATCACGTCAGCGCCAAAACCGGCATCTACAGCAACTTCAAGATGCTAACGTCCAACATTACGCAGGTGGTCGATGCGCTCGACGAGCTGcgcaaaacaccaaaaaagttTAACTGTATTAACGATAATCTAAGCGACGATCGGCCGGACGACAACCAGCTGATCGGTGCACTGCTGGAGGATTTCTATCTCAGTCTCTTCCCCGCCCGCAGCAGCTTCGAGCTGGAGAGCACGTATCGGAATCGCTTCCAACGCTACGACGACTACCGGTCGTGGCTGTGGCGAAAGACGCTGTTCCGGAACTCGGTCTACTTGGTGTGTGGTGCCGCGTTTCTCCTGTGCGTACGGTTGCTCTGCTGCCGGCACAAGGGAAAGGTTGCTCGCACACTGCTACTGCTGGGAGCGGCACGATCATCGGGAGATTACAATAGCATTTCCTAA